A genomic segment from Nodularia sphaerocarpa UHCC 0038 encodes:
- a CDS encoding type II toxin-antitoxin system HicA family toxin: protein MGRLAGFSYREVTRKLRTLGFEFYRSAKGDHEIWFNPQTNQKTTIPHHREIREGTLRNILKQAQVDVDIFLEI from the coding sequence ATGGGTAGATTGGCAGGTTTTTCTTATCGAGAAGTGACGCGAAAATTGAGAACATTAGGTTTTGAATTTTATCGTTCAGCTAAGGGAGATCATGAAATTTGGTTTAATCCACAAACTAATCAGAAAACAACCATTCCTCATCATCGCGAGATTAGGGAAGGAACGCTGAGAAATATTTTAAAGCAAGCTCAAGTGGATGTTGATATATTCTTAGAGATTTGA
- a CDS encoding HAD family hydrolase, translated as MTGNSPTILALDFDGVICDGLIEYFEVAWRTYCQIWSPVDKTPADDLALRFYRLRPVIETGWEMPVLIKALVDKISESSILQEWTTITPQILLNHNLQSQKISAELDNLRDEWITTDLDGWLSLHKFYPGVVEKIKLTIESETKLYIVTTKEGRFVQQLLQREGVNLAPAAIFGKEVKRPKYEILRELIHKAEKKPVSLWFVEDRIKTLQLVQQQTDLENVKLFLADWGYNTQTERKAAQDDSRIQLLTLPQFTKDFPGW; from the coding sequence ATGACCGGAAATAGTCCCACAATTTTAGCCTTAGACTTTGATGGAGTAATTTGCGATGGACTAATAGAATATTTTGAAGTCGCATGGCGCACCTACTGTCAAATTTGGTCGCCCGTAGACAAGACACCAGCAGATGATTTAGCCTTAAGATTTTATCGCCTCAGACCTGTAATTGAAACAGGCTGGGAAATGCCAGTATTAATCAAAGCCTTGGTAGATAAAATTTCCGAGTCAAGCATTCTGCAAGAGTGGACGACGATTACCCCACAAATTTTATTAAACCATAACCTCCAGTCCCAAAAAATTAGTGCAGAACTAGACAACTTGCGGGATGAATGGATTACCACAGATTTAGACGGTTGGCTAAGTCTGCATAAATTTTATCCGGGAGTAGTAGAAAAAATTAAACTCACCATTGAGAGTGAAACAAAACTATACATTGTCACCACCAAAGAAGGACGCTTCGTACAGCAGTTATTGCAAAGAGAAGGCGTAAATTTAGCACCAGCAGCAATTTTCGGCAAAGAAGTCAAGCGCCCGAAATACGAAATTCTGCGAGAATTAATTCACAAAGCCGAGAAAAAACCAGTTAGTCTGTGGTTTGTAGAAGACAGAATCAAGACATTGCAGTTAGTTCAACAGCAAACCGACCTGGAAAATGTCAAACTGTTTTTAGCAGACTGGGGCTATAATACACAAACAGAAAGAAAAGCCGCCCAAGATGATTCACGAATTCAGCTATTAACCCTACCTCAGTTTACCAAAGATTTCCCAGGGTGGTGA
- a CDS encoding metal ABC transporter ATP-binding protein, with translation MRTVNFPLNAVYPMQDTLTPTSINIAHVGVHYRTEEALRDVNCIVKAGRITGIFGPNGAGKSTLMKAMLNLVPLSSGTVLYQTKPLMQQLDKVAYIPQRSQIDWTYPATVWDVAMMGRVKKTGWLRSFSAVSRQETKNALKRVEMFAHCDRPIGELSGGQQQRVFLARALAQQADIYCFDEPLVGIDQKTQAVIFAVFHELAAAGKIVLVVNHDLGESITHFDDLILLNRELIATGVREQVLTKQNLYRAYNGQVMYFDDAA, from the coding sequence ATGAGAACTGTTAATTTTCCCTTAAACGCTGTCTACCCCATGCAAGACACCCTCACACCTACAAGTATTAATATTGCCCATGTCGGGGTGCATTACCGCACAGAAGAAGCTTTAAGAGATGTTAACTGTATTGTCAAAGCGGGCAGAATTACAGGGATTTTTGGACCGAATGGGGCGGGAAAAAGTACCTTAATGAAAGCGATGCTGAACTTAGTTCCTCTCAGTAGTGGTACAGTCCTGTATCAAACCAAACCTTTAATGCAGCAATTAGATAAAGTTGCATATATCCCACAGCGTAGCCAAATTGACTGGACTTATCCAGCGACAGTTTGGGATGTGGCGATGATGGGAAGGGTAAAAAAGACAGGTTGGTTGCGGAGTTTTTCCGCAGTCAGTCGCCAGGAAACCAAAAACGCCCTCAAACGGGTGGAAATGTTTGCACATTGCGATCGCCCCATAGGAGAATTATCAGGGGGACAACAACAAAGAGTATTTTTAGCCCGTGCTTTGGCACAGCAAGCAGACATATACTGCTTTGATGAACCATTGGTAGGTATTGACCAAAAAACCCAAGCGGTGATTTTTGCAGTCTTCCATGAACTGGCGGCGGCTGGTAAAATTGTCCTGGTAGTTAACCACGACTTAGGCGAATCAATCACCCACTTTGATGATTTAATTTTACTAAATCGTGAATTAATCGCTACAGGTGTCCGTGAGCAAGTTTTGACAAAGCAAAACCTCTATCGTGCCTATAACGGTCAGGTAATGTACTTTGATGACGCTGCTTAA
- the holB gene encoding DNA polymerase III subunit delta': MTIDPFSPLLGQPQAIELLTQAVKQNRVAPAYLFVGIDGVGKTLAARCFVELLFSAQTRNIASLQSRLRQGNHPDLWWVQPTYQHEGKRLTVAEAAEKKLKRKAPPIIRLEQIREITEFLGRPPLEAPRNVVVMESAETMAESAANALLKTLEEPGQATLILIAPSPESVLPTLVSRCQRIPFYRLDTQTLTQVLTQTGHEEILQHQALLSIAAGSPGSAIASYEQLQIIPETLLQEVKKVPSSYRHALELGKKIAQELDTEAQLWLVDYLQQSYWQQSHQPEMIHNLEKARKSLLCYAQPRLVWECTFIALLKHLS, from the coding sequence ATGACAATTGATCCATTTTCCCCACTTTTAGGGCAGCCACAAGCCATAGAATTACTGACACAGGCTGTCAAACAAAACCGAGTCGCCCCAGCTTATCTATTTGTAGGGATAGATGGAGTGGGCAAAACTTTAGCCGCACGGTGTTTTGTAGAATTGTTATTTTCCGCACAGACGCGGAATATCGCTTCCTTACAAAGTCGTTTGCGTCAAGGAAATCATCCTGATTTGTGGTGGGTACAGCCGACATACCAACACGAAGGAAAACGACTCACAGTCGCAGAAGCCGCCGAGAAAAAACTCAAGCGCAAAGCACCGCCAATAATTAGACTAGAGCAGATAAGGGAAATTACTGAATTTCTCGGCCGTCCCCCCTTGGAAGCACCGCGAAATGTGGTAGTCATGGAGTCAGCCGAAACAATGGCAGAATCAGCCGCTAATGCTTTGCTGAAAACCTTGGAAGAACCAGGACAGGCGACGTTAATTTTGATTGCACCATCCCCTGAGTCGGTTTTGCCCACATTAGTGTCACGCTGTCAACGGATTCCTTTTTATCGCTTAGATACACAGACTTTAACTCAGGTACTGACCCAAACAGGACATGAGGAAATTTTGCAGCATCAGGCACTGTTGAGTATAGCGGCTGGTAGCCCAGGAAGTGCGATCGCATCCTATGAGCAATTACAAATAATTCCTGAAACCTTACTGCAAGAAGTCAAAAAAGTGCCTTCATCTTACCGCCACGCCTTAGAATTAGGCAAGAAAATTGCTCAAGAACTAGATACAGAAGCACAACTATGGTTAGTCGATTATCTCCAACAATCCTACTGGCAACAGTCGCATCAACCAGAAATGATTCACAACCTAGAAAAAGCCCGTAAATCCTTACTTTGTTACGCCCAACCGCGCCTCGTTTGGGAATGCACATTTATAGCATTGTTGAAGCATCTGAGTTGA
- a CDS encoding response regulator transcription factor — MPRILVIDDDAAISELVAVNLEMAGYDVSQAEDGIKGQALALQLQPDLIMLDLMLPRVDGFTVCQRLRRDDRTAEIPVLMLTALSQTQNKVEGFNAGADDYLTKPFEVEELLARVRALLRRTDRIPQAAKHSEILNYGNLTLVPERFEAIWFNETVKLTHLEFELLHCLLQRHGQTVSPSEILREVWGYDPDDDIETIRVHIRHLRTKLEPDPRHPRYIKTVYGAGYCLELPSIPQLNEGASASSVVE; from the coding sequence ATGCCCAGGATTCTTGTTATAGACGATGACGCGGCAATTTCAGAACTCGTTGCCGTGAATTTGGAAATGGCTGGCTACGATGTCAGTCAAGCTGAAGATGGTATCAAAGGTCAGGCGCTGGCGCTTCAGCTACAACCTGATTTGATTATGCTTGACCTGATGTTACCAAGAGTAGACGGTTTTACAGTTTGCCAACGCCTACGGCGGGATGACCGCACCGCCGAAATTCCCGTGTTGATGCTGACTGCTTTAAGCCAAACTCAGAATAAAGTCGAAGGTTTCAATGCTGGTGCTGATGATTACCTCACCAAGCCTTTTGAAGTGGAAGAGCTGTTAGCACGGGTACGGGCTTTATTGCGGCGTACTGACCGCATCCCCCAAGCTGCAAAACATAGTGAAATTCTCAACTATGGGAATTTAACTCTGGTTCCTGAACGATTTGAGGCTATATGGTTCAATGAAACGGTAAAATTGACTCACCTGGAATTTGAGCTACTGCACTGTTTACTGCAACGCCACGGACAGACAGTTTCTCCTAGCGAAATCCTGCGGGAAGTTTGGGGCTATGATCCAGATGATGACATTGAAACCATTAGAGTGCATATCCGCCACTTGAGAACTAAACTCGAACCAGACCCCCGTCACCCTCGCTATATCAAAACAGTCTATGGTGCGGGATATTGTTTAGAATTGCCCAGCATACCTCAATTAAATGAGGGGGCTTCTGCATCATCAGTGGTTGAGTAA
- a CDS encoding DUF3598 family protein yields the protein MSIIKVEMPVMARHEGEWSGAYTLVDTEGKILDKYTSHLSCQFIENPPFSYHQINRYQWTDGRQEEHHFPGIYRDKKLWFDTERLDGNAWEVENGIIMLRFAFKGMPDAYLYETIFLSPCNNFRFRTWHWFKNHQVYQRTLVQEQRI from the coding sequence ATGTCTATTATTAAAGTAGAAATGCCCGTAATGGCACGTCATGAAGGAGAATGGTCTGGTGCTTATACATTAGTTGATACAGAAGGAAAAATTCTCGACAAATATACTTCTCATTTAAGCTGCCAATTTATCGAAAATCCCCCTTTTTCTTACCACCAAATAAATCGTTATCAATGGACTGATGGTAGACAAGAAGAACATCATTTTCCGGGAATATATCGTGATAAAAAGCTATGGTTTGACACCGAACGCCTTGATGGTAATGCCTGGGAAGTAGAAAATGGCATTATTATGTTGCGTTTCGCATTTAAAGGAATGCCCGACGCATATTTATATGAAACAATTTTTCTGAGTCCTTGTAATAACTTTCGCTTCCGCACTTGGCATTGGTTTAAAAATCATCAAGTATATCAACGTACCTTAGTACAAGAACAGCGAATATAA
- a CDS encoding type II toxin-antitoxin system HicB family antitoxin yields the protein MKKLIRLNIEKFSEEGQDYFVATSDDIQGLVAEGKTLQEALEIAEDVAKVLLDMEKGKNASLNLQDLPSQFEYPLIMEV from the coding sequence ATGAAAAAATTAATTAGACTGAATATTGAAAAATTTTCGGAAGAGGGACAAGACTATTTTGTGGCTACTAGTGATGATATTCAAGGTTTAGTAGCAGAAGGTAAAACACTACAAGAAGCATTGGAAATTGCTGAAGATGTAGCTAAGGTGCTATTAGATATGGAAAAAGGAAAAAACGCTAGTTTGAATTTACAAGACTTACCATCTCAATTTGAATATCCTCTGATTATGGAGGTCTAA
- a CDS encoding aldehyde dehydrogenase family protein, with amino-acid sequence MSKPIEIRNPRTGKFDYIILPPPPRLLVHKCNRARRSQIHWQNIGIEARIDALLEWKQAIVFGREQLTEALVSDTGRLSTSILEIDTFLSTIDRWCRLAPDLLQTSAKNTAIPFITLQQQSVPYPLVGVISPWNFPLLLSTIDTIPALLAGCAVIVKPSEIAPRFVAPLITALNTVPDLRDVLSFAEGAGETGATLIENVDLVCFTGSVATGRKVAEAAARRFIPAFLELGGKDPAIVLESADLELATSAILWGSVVNSGQSCLSIERIYVAESIFEEFYHQLVVKAHRLQLAHPRVDSGDIGPIIAERQAAIIHDHLLDAVEKGALIHCGGKVEELGGGWWCRPTVITQVNHSMKVMTEETFGPIMPVMPFPTVEEAVYLANDSIYGLSAAVFAETEAEALAVANQIDAGAISINDAALTAIMYEGEKNAFKFSGLGGSRMGPASLKRFLRKKAFLIKTNSNNDPWWFNNQ; translated from the coding sequence ATGAGTAAACCAATCGAAATCCGCAACCCCCGAACAGGAAAATTTGATTATATAATTCTTCCTCCGCCCCCCAGACTATTAGTACACAAATGTAACCGCGCCCGCAGATCGCAAATTCACTGGCAAAACATAGGTATAGAAGCAAGAATTGATGCTTTACTAGAATGGAAACAAGCCATAGTATTTGGGCGTGAACAGTTGACAGAAGCTTTGGTAAGTGATACAGGAAGACTGTCAACTTCAATATTAGAAATAGACACTTTCCTGTCTACCATTGACCGTTGGTGTAGATTAGCGCCAGATTTACTACAAACTTCAGCCAAAAATACAGCCATCCCCTTCATCACCCTGCAACAACAATCAGTACCTTACCCCCTAGTAGGAGTAATTAGCCCCTGGAATTTTCCCCTGTTACTGTCCACAATTGATACTATTCCCGCATTATTAGCAGGTTGTGCAGTCATCGTCAAACCCAGCGAAATCGCCCCCCGTTTCGTCGCCCCATTGATTACAGCCTTAAATACCGTCCCTGACTTACGTGACGTATTAAGTTTTGCTGAGGGAGCCGGTGAAACAGGTGCTACCCTGATAGAAAATGTAGATTTAGTCTGCTTTACCGGTAGTGTCGCCACAGGAAGAAAAGTAGCAGAAGCAGCAGCGAGAAGGTTTATTCCCGCCTTTTTAGAATTAGGTGGAAAAGACCCAGCCATTGTTTTAGAATCAGCAGATTTAGAATTAGCAACCTCAGCAATTTTGTGGGGTTCAGTCGTCAATAGTGGACAATCGTGCCTTTCAATTGAGAGAATTTACGTAGCCGAATCGATATTTGAAGAATTTTATCATCAACTCGTAGTCAAAGCCCATCGTTTGCAGTTAGCCCATCCCAGAGTTGACAGTGGAGACATTGGTCCCATCATAGCCGAAAGACAAGCCGCAATTATTCACGACCATCTTCTAGATGCAGTCGAAAAAGGCGCATTAATACATTGTGGCGGTAAAGTAGAAGAATTAGGCGGAGGTTGGTGGTGTCGTCCCACAGTTATCACCCAAGTCAACCATTCCATGAAAGTGATGACCGAAGAAACTTTTGGTCCCATAATGCCAGTCATGCCATTTCCCACAGTTGAAGAAGCGGTATACTTAGCAAATGACTCCATATATGGACTGAGTGCGGCGGTGTTTGCCGAGACAGAAGCCGAAGCCTTAGCAGTTGCTAACCAAATCGATGCAGGTGCTATCAGTATCAATGATGCCGCTTTAACTGCCATCATGTACGAAGGAGAAAAGAATGCTTTCAAATTCTCCGGTCTTGGTGGGTCACGCATGGGGCCAGCGTCACTAAAACGCTTCCTGCGAAAAAAAGCATTTTTGATTAAAACTAACTCTAATAATGACCCTTGGTGGTTTAATAACCAGTGA
- a CDS encoding DNA double-strand break repair nuclease NurA, whose translation MLDLTKLARQMQGLSEHLNLEATASRQRLELAQQHLKKAYECQEDLIYRQEQWRDRILFANATPIEPLETCIDIPVPPKVHTVIATDGSQIAPNHHEIAYCYLLNIGRVVLHYGQNRQPLLDSIPEVFYRPEDLYISRQWGIKTEEWMGYRRTASETTVLAELACASKAEAPALAMVDGSLIYWFLEQLPMDARDRILPPILEAWQQLHQAQIPIMGYLSASRNIDCTNFLRLLACPHPVPDCKNYCPDQLEKVPCKLYDTLRDTTLWGSQLQPGQRGPLWRSNNRILELYEQQTIYFCHVHVGSEIARIEVPSWVAENTAMFNQALGLMLAQVQKGYGYPVAIAEAHNQAVVRGGDRTRFFALLERQMIKAGLKNVGTSYKETRKRGSIA comes from the coding sequence ATGCTTGATTTAACAAAATTGGCGAGACAAATGCAGGGCTTAAGTGAGCATCTTAACTTAGAAGCTACAGCAAGTCGCCAGCGATTAGAATTAGCGCAACAACATTTAAAAAAGGCTTATGAATGCCAAGAAGATTTAATTTATCGTCAGGAACAATGGCGCGATCGCATTCTCTTTGCTAATGCTACACCCATTGAGCCATTAGAAACCTGCATTGATATCCCCGTCCCGCCGAAAGTGCATACAGTCATCGCCACCGACGGTTCCCAAATTGCGCCCAACCATCATGAAATTGCTTATTGCTATCTTTTAAATATTGGCAGAGTTGTTTTACACTACGGACAAAATCGCCAACCACTACTTGATAGTATACCAGAAGTATTTTATCGCCCAGAAGATTTATATATATCTCGACAATGGGGAATTAAAACCGAAGAATGGATGGGTTATCGCCGTACTGCTTCAGAAACCACAGTTTTGGCAGAATTAGCTTGTGCGTCCAAAGCAGAAGCACCAGCCTTAGCAATGGTGGATGGTTCCTTAATTTACTGGTTTTTGGAACAGTTACCGATGGATGCACGCGATCGCATATTACCCCCAATCCTAGAAGCTTGGCAACAGTTACATCAGGCTCAAATTCCGATCATGGGATATCTGAGCGCCTCTCGCAACATTGATTGTACCAACTTCTTAAGGTTGTTAGCTTGTCCCCATCCTGTCCCCGATTGTAAAAATTATTGCCCAGACCAACTAGAAAAAGTACCTTGTAAACTTTACGACACTTTGCGAGATACCACCCTGTGGGGAAGCCAACTGCAACCAGGACAACGGGGACCACTGTGGCGCAGCAATAACCGGATTTTAGAACTTTATGAACAGCAAACCATTTACTTTTGCCATGTCCACGTAGGTAGTGAAATTGCGCGCATCGAAGTTCCATCCTGGGTAGCCGAGAATACAGCCATGTTTAACCAAGCATTGGGATTAATGCTAGCACAAGTGCAGAAAGGCTATGGCTATCCAGTAGCGATCGCAGAAGCCCATAATCAAGCAGTGGTAAGAGGTGGCGATAGAACTCGTTTCTTCGCCCTATTAGAAAGACAAATGATTAAAGCCGGCTTGAAAAATGTAGGAACTTCTTACAAAGAAACCAGAAAACGAGGCAGTATAGCTTAA
- a CDS encoding metal ABC transporter permease — translation MVEALIEPLQYSFMQRSLVIAIIVGLLCAVVGSYLMVQRLALLGDAISHSVLPGLAIAFMLGGNIYFGAFIAGIVSTMAIAWIQTRSPIKEDAAMGIVLSAFFALGITLITVIQKSQKIDLNHFLFGNILGVTSNEVRDTAIIAAIVLIVIILLYKELLFYTFDPLGAQAAGLPVNRLNFGLMLLIALTIVASMKTVGVILVLSLLITPGATAYLLVKRLHQVMILGAFIGVISSISGMYLSYFYNLPSGPAIVLVVSGLFILALLFSPRHGIFTPRIKQK, via the coding sequence ATGGTAGAAGCATTAATTGAGCCATTGCAATACAGCTTTATGCAGCGATCGCTCGTGATTGCGATTATAGTCGGCTTGCTGTGTGCAGTAGTTGGTAGTTATTTAATGGTGCAAAGACTAGCATTATTGGGTGATGCGATCAGTCATTCAGTATTGCCAGGACTAGCGATCGCCTTTATGCTAGGAGGAAATATCTATTTTGGCGCATTTATAGCCGGAATTGTGAGTACAATGGCGATCGCCTGGATTCAAACGCGATCGCCAATCAAAGAAGATGCAGCAATGGGGATAGTCCTTTCAGCATTTTTTGCATTGGGTATCACCTTAATTACAGTCATTCAAAAAAGTCAAAAAATCGACCTCAATCACTTTCTTTTCGGCAACATTCTCGGCGTGACATCCAACGAAGTGCGAGACACCGCAATTATTGCTGCTATAGTTTTAATAGTAATAATCTTACTATACAAAGAACTCTTATTTTACACCTTTGATCCATTAGGCGCACAAGCCGCAGGTTTACCAGTAAATCGGCTAAACTTTGGACTAATGCTGCTAATTGCCCTAACAATTGTCGCCAGCATGAAAACCGTAGGAGTAATATTAGTATTATCACTGTTAATCACACCCGGAGCAACCGCCTATCTTTTAGTGAAACGCCTGCATCAAGTCATGATTTTAGGCGCATTCATTGGTGTAATTTCCAGTATTAGCGGGATGTACCTCAGCTACTTTTATAATTTACCATCCGGTCCAGCCATCGTCTTAGTAGTATCAGGATTATTTATTTTAGCATTACTATTTAGTCCTAGACACGGAATTTTTACCCCAAGAATAAAACAGAAATAG
- a CDS encoding metal ABC transporter substrate-binding protein, whose product MKAITQSKARSYWQAVVGILLGVSIAGCNQVDTNRVSTGIDSQPRVVATSTIIADLAEEIGGEEIQLTGILQPGVDPHVYEPTPADSKVLETADLILYNGYNLEPGLINLMNATGEKVRKVAVGEVVKPLQLDKSDSEIVPDPHVWGNAENAIAMVNLIRDELIKLSPADEAEFTQRASKLTQELQQLHSWINQQIQTIPADKRQLVTTHDAFQYYGQAYGIAIAGTLIGISTEEQPSAQTVTRLVESIKKNNVPAIFAETTINPALITTVAQEAGVKLAPRELYADSIGAKGSEGDSYIKMMTANTRTIVEALGGKYTPFQPTN is encoded by the coding sequence ATGAAAGCAATTACTCAATCAAAAGCTAGATCATACTGGCAAGCTGTGGTAGGAATTTTGTTAGGAGTTTCTATCGCAGGGTGTAATCAAGTAGACACTAATCGTGTTTCTACGGGAATAGATAGCCAGCCGCGAGTAGTTGCAACTAGCACCATTATTGCTGATTTGGCTGAAGAAATTGGAGGAGAGGAAATTCAGTTAACTGGTATTCTCCAACCAGGTGTAGATCCTCATGTTTATGAACCGACACCAGCAGACAGCAAGGTTTTAGAAACAGCCGATTTGATTTTGTATAACGGCTACAACTTAGAACCAGGATTGATTAATTTAATGAATGCGACTGGGGAGAAGGTGCGAAAGGTAGCTGTGGGGGAAGTTGTCAAACCTTTACAGTTAGATAAAAGTGACAGTGAAATTGTACCAGATCCTCATGTTTGGGGGAATGCAGAAAATGCGATCGCAATGGTAAATTTGATTCGGGATGAATTGATTAAATTATCTCCCGCAGATGAGGCAGAATTTACTCAAAGAGCGTCAAAATTAACTCAGGAATTACAGCAGTTGCATAGCTGGATTAATCAACAGATTCAAACTATTCCCGCAGACAAACGCCAACTTGTGACAACTCATGATGCTTTTCAATATTATGGACAAGCTTATGGTATTGCGATCGCCGGCACATTAATTGGAATTAGCACAGAAGAACAACCAAGCGCCCAAACAGTAACGCGTTTAGTAGAGTCAATCAAAAAAAACAATGTCCCGGCAATTTTTGCCGAAACGACAATTAACCCAGCCTTAATTACCACCGTTGCCCAAGAAGCCGGTGTAAAATTAGCACCACGTGAACTATATGCTGATTCTATTGGTGCAAAGGGCAGCGAAGGAGATTCTTACATCAAAATGATGACAGCGAACACCCGCACCATTGTAGAAGCATTAGGAGGCAAATATACACCATTTCAACCCACAAATTAA
- a CDS encoding nitrilase-related carbon-nitrogen hydrolase, whose product MADNTDKIESFRALALQVKCQAVNLAGDRQTTRLLMLNSINRLEQQIAASIAFIGFDCRLIVLPEYFLTGFPMGEPLAVWGEKACLEMAGPEYEALSKIAQKHQIFLAGNAYELDPNFPGLYFQTSFVIDPSGVIILRYRRLNSLFAPTPHDVWDKYLDCYGLEGVFPVAKTAIGNLAAIASEEILYPEVARCLAMRGAEIFLHSTSEVYDNTLTPKDAAKISRAVENMAYVVSANTAGINNIPIPVASADGGSKIIDYRGKVLAQAATGESMTAFAEIDLAALRRDRRRPGLNNLPSRQRFELYAQSYSQSHFYPANTMLKGEVDRKHFIETQQKTIERLATLGII is encoded by the coding sequence ATGGCGGATAACACCGATAAAATAGAATCATTTCGAGCCTTGGCATTGCAAGTTAAATGTCAAGCAGTCAATTTAGCAGGCGATCGCCAAACAACCCGACTGCTAATGCTAAACTCAATCAATCGCTTAGAGCAACAAATTGCTGCGAGTATTGCCTTCATTGGCTTTGACTGTCGTTTAATAGTCTTACCAGAATATTTCCTCACAGGTTTCCCGATGGGGGAACCTTTAGCTGTGTGGGGAGAAAAAGCCTGTCTAGAAATGGCGGGCCCTGAGTATGAAGCCCTAAGTAAAATTGCCCAGAAACATCAAATATTTTTAGCTGGTAACGCCTACGAACTCGACCCCAATTTTCCGGGATTGTACTTTCAAACCAGCTTTGTAATTGACCCCTCTGGTGTAATTATCTTACGCTATCGACGGCTAAATTCCTTATTTGCCCCCACACCCCATGATGTTTGGGATAAATATCTAGATTGCTATGGTTTAGAGGGAGTGTTTCCCGTTGCAAAGACAGCAATTGGTAATTTAGCAGCGATCGCATCAGAAGAAATTTTATATCCAGAAGTAGCGCGTTGTCTAGCAATGCGGGGCGCAGAAATCTTTTTACATTCCACATCAGAAGTATATGATAATACATTAACGCCTAAAGACGCGGCGAAAATCTCTCGCGCCGTAGAAAATATGGCTTACGTAGTTTCAGCCAATACAGCAGGCATAAATAATATTCCCATTCCTGTAGCTTCGGCAGACGGTGGTTCTAAAATCATCGATTATCGGGGAAAAGTCCTAGCGCAGGCTGCTACAGGCGAGAGTATGACAGCTTTTGCCGAGATAGACTTGGCAGCATTACGACGCGATCGCCGCCGTCCAGGGTTAAATAATTTACCATCACGCCAGCGATTTGAGCTATACGCCCAAAGTTACAGCCAGTCACACTTTTACCCAGCAAACACCATGCTAAAGGGAGAAGTAGATCGCAAACACTTTATAGAAACGCAACAAAAAACCATTGAACGTTTAGCCACATTAGGCATAATTTAA